From the genome of Cytophagia bacterium CHB2:
GGCTAGCCTTGCCGGCGGCTCCGCCGTTCACGAGGAACAGATCCAGATCACCATCGCGGTCAAAATCTGCCCAACTACTACCGACCGAATTACCACCCTCGACGGTGACTATTTCATCGATGGCCGCTTGCCGGAACACCTCGTTCCCCTCGTTCAAATAAAAACGATTCGCCAAACCATCGTTCGCTGGAAAAAAGAGATCAAGATCGCCATCGTTGTCATAGTCGGCCCAACTGGCACCGGCGCCGCCATATTTTGAAACTTCGGAAACGAGGTCACCTGTTCGAATTTTCGTAAAGCGCCCGTCTCCTTCATTACGATAGAGAAAATTTTTATGACGTGACGCACGTGTTGAACCGTTCGAAATGA
Proteins encoded in this window:
- a CDS encoding VCBS repeat-containing protein, which translates into the protein MKSNRIYLACVPILLGLWTAAAFAQTFTRIDTSVITRDVGFSQGTSWGDYDNDGDEDLFISNGSTRASRHKNFLYRNEGDGRFTKIRTGDLVSEVSKYGGAGASWADYDNDGDLDLFFPANDGLANRFYLNEGNEVFRQAAIDEIVTVEGGNSVGSSWADFDRDGDLDLFLVNGGAAGKAS